From Mauremys mutica isolate MM-2020 ecotype Southern chromosome 23, ASM2049712v1, whole genome shotgun sequence, a single genomic window includes:
- the HEYL gene encoding hairy/enhancer-of-split related with YRPW motif-like protein, whose amino-acid sequence MKRLSEETWSGFESDGTIDVGKEEEYSQVSRAVSPTTTSQIQARKKRRGIIEKRRRDRINSSLSELRRLVPTAFEKQGSSKLEKAEILQMTVDHLKMLHATGGTGFLDARALAVDYRSIGFRECLTEVVRYLGILEGQNGADPIRLRLLSHLNNYVAEMEPSPIATSLLPFQMWPWSFLHNSTAPANQVLIPRREAVPGLAVLTASPVAYPSTTMRRAPVRRIPSAIMPARRNFLSNRMASSSRRARPTVRSTIPGAMSSVPSPGGALRDATSRSSQIATFLLSSTSAGVPVPPASYTVPPALNASPQGPGNRSGTSRLCRSWATEIGAF is encoded by the exons CCAAGTATCCAGGGCTGTTTCTCCCACCACCACATCTCAGATACAAGCCAGGAAGAAGCGGAGAGGG ATCATTGAGAAGCGGCGCCGGGACCGTATTAACAGCAGCCTGTCTGAACTGAGGCGTTTAGTCCCTACTGCCTTTGAGAAGCAG GGCTCCTCCAAGCTGGAGAAGGCAGAGATCCTGCAAATGACAGTGGACCATTTAAAAATGCTTCATGCCACTGGAGGAACAG GGTTCTTAGATGCCCGTGCCCTGGCTGTGGATTACAGGAGTATCGGCTTCCGTGAATGCCTCACTGAAGTTGTCAGATACCTTGGTATCCTTGAGGGACAAAACGGTGCTGATCCTATCCGGCTACGACTCCTCTCCCACCTGAATAATTACGTTGCTGAAATGGAGCCTTCGCCCATAGCCACTTCCCTTCTGCCCTTTCAAATGTGGCCCTGGTCATTCCTCCACAATTCCACAGCCCCCGCCAACCAAGTACTAATACCCAGGAGGGAGGCTGTCCCGGGTCTAGCTGTCTTGACTGCTTCCCCCGTGGCTTATCCAAGTACCACCATGAGAAGAGCTCCCGTTCGCCGAATTCCTAGTGCCATCATGCCAGCCCGCCGAAACTTCCTTTCCAATAGGATGGCCTCTTCATCCCGGAGGGCTAGACCCACAGTGAGATCAACAATCCCAGGTGCCATGTCCAGTGTGCCATCACCGGGTGGTGCCCTGAGAGATGCCACCTCTAGAAGCAGCCAGATTGCAACGTTCCTGCTCTCCTCCACCTCTGCTGGAGTTCCCGTACCACCTGCTTCTTACACAGTTCCTCCTGCTTTGAATGCTTCTCCCCAGGGGCCAGGCAACCGAAGTGGGACTTCCAGACTCTGCCGCTCCTGGGCTACTGAAATTGGGGCTTTCTGA